In Gossypium hirsutum isolate 1008001.06 chromosome D01, Gossypium_hirsutum_v2.1, whole genome shotgun sequence, the genomic window aacgaatattttctttttttttaaatgaatattatcatatatatatatgtatatatttacgtttttaagtgattaaatactcacctttttttttcctttttttaaaatatacttatttttttccttattttcataagtatattatgtgttgtatttatatataaattctataacctaaaattttatttgtaaattatatgtatatttttaatcttcataatttccatgtgtacatcttttgatccttatttatttgtttgctatcccatccattgtataattgtgtttacatttaatattttacatgtcatggattaccttttttttatttcgttttgttcatttgcttatattatttttatgtcgatgatgtatttattattgttattattatagcatttgtatgtataaaatcacgttacatcattttttactcaaatttaaagatagattttttctttaaaattgagataatgttcgtatttaggattttcaagggaattgagccctaacgtattgggttccgattttcttcgttaaatttgacaatcgagcatttctcttcaatcaaaaaataaataaaaactcattattgggaattgaacacgttgtgtcctaacgtattggatgtgacgcattgatttctcgaaatgatgattttttttaaaaataataaaggaaatattccgagtttgggattttaaaggaattgtgccctaacgtattgggtgtgatttcttaaatcttggataagtggatgttcttttaaagtaaaggaaatattccgagtttgggattctagaggaatcgtgccctaacgtattgggtgtgatttcttaaatcttggatgagtggatgttctttttaagttttattgtacaagtattttggcccaattcattttggggaaaattagaatgctgtgccctaacgcattgggtgtggtatcttctttctttgaaataataatggtcttaatacgtagccttttaaattttgctaaggattacgtttttttccaaattctcgaccttaagatactaattaattaactaggtaccaattttgggcgttacgagggtgctaatccttcctcgtacgtaactgactcccggatccgtttttctaaaactcgtagacgaaagccgttttttaggtgatccaattacacctcaataaaagattgatggcgactcccaaatttttatttttttaaagtcgacaacctaaaatcattatttttcaaaaatagtttcgacagtaTGTGCAGAGGGTTTGATTGCAATGAAATTGTATGATGGATCTACTAAAAGGGAATGAGGACTGTTTAGGGCACATGGATGGATGATTATCAACttaaaaaagatttaattttgtATTGACTTAGGATGTGAAGGGTTTTGAACTTTCAGCAAGACAATGTATTGGGCGTTTACGTATGACAAAATGTTTTACCATTGAAGAAATTTAGCAGTCTATAAATTGAAGGAAGCTGCTACAATCTCCAATTCtgacaaaaagaagaaaaagcaaaTTTGAACGAAAACCGATTGTTATTTGAAGAGTACATACAGAAGCTGAtatttgttgaaaaaataaatataattatttattgaagaaataaatacaataataaaataaggtAACAATAGTTGCTGTTGTTGAAGAAGACctcaaaagttataaaattattgaataaatataattgtttgtTATTTGTTGCACGTATAAACTTAAAATGATGTTATACTAATAattttgttagtaatttgtgaaaatttaattaaattaaaattgtaggtataaaattgtacaaaattgaAATTCATATATAACATTGCATAATAGactaaaattcatgtataattttgatatttatccctttagattttcaaattaaatattctagaaggtatcaaattttttttaaggaatcaaatttcaacatatcttaaataaataatataaggtactttaagaaaattttaaattttggggaccaaatataaatatacttttttgggtaaactacctaATTAGTCACCTAATTTTTAGCGcgcttttattttggtcacccaaaatgAAATCATTGCAATTTGGTCAGTTAACTTTTAAGacacttttattttagttatcaAAGTGTTAAATGTCTAACAACGTTTAACTGTACACACCACTTCATATTTATACTTTCATTTTTGTCATCCAATTTTTTAGGtcgctttcattttggtcaccaaaaaaatagtttttgaagtattgattggggtaaaaaaaaatcaaagattaaagtgaaaaagtggcaaaaaataaaacaatacagaaaaattattaaattatacttgTTTATCCTATTGctgaaaactttaattttttcaatattgaaattttaaatttgaaaacatcAAAAAAACAAATTGAATACATATTTGAAGATTTTTTATCCATTCATCTGAtttgttattataatattaaaattaattaatttaatctccttttaaattttattttaatttataaattatctttaattaaaacaactcaaataactcatatttaataagtACTTACGaaacttaaatttcttttgattatgtAATATTGAATCTTCAATACTAAGCTAAAAGTAAATGAAAAGATACTTGCAATTAATTTGCTTGTTCTTTGTTTGGGTAAAAAagtgatgaaaaaaattatgaattttgtttggaatggaagataaaaataattaattgtaaatatatttttttagctTAGTATGGAAGATTCAAAATCAaataatcaaaaaaaaaaagaaattggacTTCATGAAACTATATATTGATGACAACAATTTTCAttggttattttaaaaaaaattaaaacatcaaaataaatttaataatttgttgaaaaaaatttatcaattgaTAATGTGAATAGATTTGTTACtataattttaaatcttaatatttaaaattttatattttaaaatccaaatttagaatttttgggATAAACGAGTagataatttttgtatattattttagtttttatcatttttcattttaattattaattttttttacccaaccaaaaaatgaaaaatgaaaaaccaaaatgaaagcaacctaaaataatatacaaaaatgagtgaccaaaatgaaaacaacttaaaaattgagtgatcaaaatgaaTATGTAAACATGATGGAAGCATCTTAAAAATTGGATGACCAAATTACAAGGTTTTCATTTTGGTTACTCAAAATGAAATCCTTGGGTGACCAACTaggtaatttacccttttttccGTACTGGACTCTGGTCTCCTTGTCCTAAAATTTGTCTCTGTCAATCACAGTCAATTGGTTTTTAGGTAGCTCATTTAATCTCTGtcgtctctttttttttttttttcaatgaccCATTATGGAAAATCAAATGCAGTACaacaaattaaaaacaagaagcataaaataattgaaaacccAAAGGCCTAAACCGATAAATTTTGTCTGCAGAAAAACCATGGAGCTCCTACCTCTCAACTATGGAAACAAAACCCTGCCTCTCAAATCCACTCCCTCTCCCAAAATCACTTGTTTCAGAACCATTCGAGCTTGCTCTCCCAGACAGGACCTCAAAGGCCGAACTGTTGCAGTAAGCACTCCCCCCTCCCCCCTTCTTTGTATTACATTGTTCATTTTATCTCCAAATACTCTCTTCTTTCACTAAGCTCTTAATCACACTACAAGATTTCAGTGGTTGAAGGCAAAAACCCAAAGTTCATGATGAGCTAAAATGAGTAATCCTGATGGTGCACTTTACTttaaatatgaattgatgaaggaagaaaaagggaaatggaATAATAACTTTAGTCCCTCTCAACTAACAGTAGTTTAATTTATTGTTGGTCAAGTTGTTTCAGTCATTTTATTGTGTCTTTGTCATATTGGTAGACAATGAGTTCTTGAAGGAATTTGTTAAATCCAACAATGGTTCATATAACAGTTGAATTACAGGTAATTGGCTTGGGAATATCTGGAAAAGCTGCTGCAAGGCTTGCTCTTGCGAGAGGTGCTTCGGTTGTAGGTATTGATCAGGATGAGAGTTTGAGTTCGCTAGAGGTATATTATTGTTTATCCCTTCATGTTCTTAAATTTGTTGAGGTCACTTAAACTGGTTCCTTGTACCCCATTTTAATGCTTAACTTGCTCTTGGTTACAGCATGATCCTTCTTTTATGGCATTGAACTCTACTGGGTTCAAAACGGTCCTTGGAAACTTTGATTGGAATCTGCTTAAGGATGCAGATGTGGTAGTTGTTTCTCCTGGAGTTCCCCTAGAAAAATACGGCCTTTCATATTTGTTACAGTCGGTAAGTTCATGTCTTAATTTCAGCATCTATTTTCTTGAGAAAGAAGAGTTGGCaggcctaaaattttatgaattataagaTGGGGTTAAATAATCATGTCATATGTATTCTACTTTTCTGATGCTGTCATACGTTCGTTTATGATTCATTTCCATAAATAACCTTATGCAAATGAAGGTACAATATACTTCTGCATTTTGGCACCTTTGTTCCTACAAATATTCGATGATGAGTTTGTTAGTTCCCATCTTTTCCTGctatttttatgtttgataacTTGTGATAACCTTTTCTGTCTATTAGCAGGGAAAACAGGTGATGTCCGAGTTGGATTTTGCAGCAGAAGCCCTCCCAAAAAGTGTCAAAATTTGGCAGTGACAGGGACCAATGGGAAATCCACTACTGTTACTTTTGCTGGACAGGTTTCTCTACTACCCTGGTTGattttatgtatatttgtattgtaGTAACGCACTACACTTGTTCTGTATTCTTGATATAATAGGTCTCATCATGTTCCTCAATGTCTAAGACATGTTGCTATAGAAGACCAGTGAGACAAATTAGAAGCTGAAATGAACATGCATGCTGAAAACAGGCTCTGTTTAGCATTAGTAGAACACTGCCTCtaacatttattttctttaatcaacACCTACTTAGCTCTTTTATGTATGGAAGCCGTGTTATCCATGTCATAGTTAGTTGTTGTGGAACAAGGTTATCTCATTACCATTTCCTTTCTTATTGTATAAAAGAATTAATTCATGGAGCAAAGAGCAATTGAACCTGCGACTTACTCCTCCATCATGTTCATATGGACATCATTTAAACTGACAGCCATGTCACTTTCAACAACATAAAAAGTTATAGCCAATGGGGCAGCTTTATATACCTGTCCTTTCTAGCCATCACATCTTGTGATATGAGCTTACCTACAGTCTCCCTGTGTTTTATTTTTACCCTGATCATTTGATGGCAGATGCTTAATCATTTTGGTATTGATACATTTGTGGGGGGGAACCTTGGAACTTCACTCTCTGAGGCTGCAATTCAGCATGTGACATCGCCCGCACAAGAATGTAAGCTTAAGGTGAGTCTAATTGATCTTTTCTCTCTTTCCTTTTTCTGTTTTGTTTGCTCGTAATATACATGCCAACATTTTCCAGGTTGCAGTAGTGGAAGTCAGCAGCTACCAAATGGCAATTCCCTGTGTGTACTTTCGTCCTTCGGTGAGTAGACTTGGGAGATTTCTTGACGACTGTTGAAGtgctttgatttaattttttgacTTTAATCTGGTGATATAAAAATTCTTTGTAGGTTTCTGTGGTACTAAATCTTACCCCTGATCATTTAGAAAGGCACAAGACAATGCTTGATTATGCAGAGCACAAGTGTCGTCTATTTTCTCACATGACCAATGCCAAACTGGGACTTCTTTCATTTGGTATGTTCCttttttcttccatataaaataagtaaataacacTTATTCTCCACAGGCTTAAGTGTTGGACTTGTAAGTCCTTGATGTGTCTCAAGCTTACTCTATCATATGGAGATCGTAGTTACCCTTTCTTTTTAACAGCCAATCAAATAATTCCTTCTAGGGAACCAGCACTTGGATGAAGCAGTTAAGAAATATTGGAATAAATTTAATCCTGCTTGGATAGGAGCTTTCCCTGGTTTGGAAGTAAGAAATACTACTCTAGTTGCAGTTGTTTGACAAACTTTATTTGCTAAGAATCACAGTCGTTTACTTAGATTCACTCATGGTTTAAAAATTGGTATGAAAAGTATCGTTTTTATTATTCGTTGTGATTCATTTGAATGTAATGTTGCTGGCAATTGCTTGCTTGGAAAAGATTGATACGGAGGCAAAAATTGCCACCTTCAAAGTTCCTGACATAGGAATTGAGTCACAATTGCAACTTGGTAGCATGAGAGCCATGGGGAAGCACAACTTTTTTAATGCTGCAGTGGCTGCATTGTCTGTGGCTGGACTGGACGTTGGCGTACATATTGAAGACATCAATTCAACAATTGAGAAACTGAGGCCACCGCCTCATCGAATGCAAGTTGGTAAGTGTCAATACATTGTAATACTTGGACATATTTGGATTACTAATTGATGTGTGGAATTTTCTTCTATAATAAGCTAGAGATTATAGTGATTTATTTTCCTAGGTTGAGCCCCAACTCGTGGTTTGCTGTAACAGCAGCCACTCCCGTCTTGGAACAATCATGATGTTGCTAGACCTAGTCTTGATAGAAACCTTTTTAACCTTGGACTCTACCGTTCTTACAGTTGACCTTGACTGACTTTTAGAAATTTTGGTGGTTTGACTACTCTTCAAGTCTTATTATACTTGTAAAATCCCTCATCGATCTACTGTCATGATGGAAGAATATGGTGGTTGTAACTTTTTTGCCATGCAAAGTTTAATATCTTAATACTCTTGGATTGAGAATAATAAACAGAAAAAGCTTCTATTATCACAAGCAACTGCTAAAATGGCATTAAGCTGACCAGTAATTTGGTGTTCATATTAGAGTATAACATGTGTCTACTGTAAGAAAACAATTGCCATCTAAGAAGTTGAATGGCATATGATTTACTTGTAGATGCAGTATTTtatgaaggtttttttttttttttggtttgctTACCGGCTCTCCGACCTCTTAATATATGAAGTTAATTCCACTTTTTATATCAAGTTTTTGAGTGTTTAAACTGCGAATTCTTTATGAGTTAATCTTGGATTGTTTCGTTGGTACCTGAGCTTTAAGCAAGACTATTTTTTTCTGATTCTTGGCATTCATCATGTAGTACACAAGGATATTCATGGGGTTACATGGGTGGATGACAGCAAGGCAACAAATGTTGAAGCTACGTATGCAGGGCTTATGGGTCTGAAGGGACAAAAATCAGTGATTCTACTTGGAGGCCTTGCTAAGGTTCGGTATTCATCATTTCctcttaatataattttattcataaCTGCTTTGGTGCCTTCACTGTGGTGTTTGCTTCCTTTTTCTGTATCATTAAAGTTGAATCTGAGCTTTGTA contains:
- the LOC107936155 gene encoding LOW QUALITY PROTEIN: UDP-N-acetylmuramoylalanine--D-glutamate ligase (The sequence of the model RefSeq protein was modified relative to this genomic sequence to represent the inferred CDS: inserted 1 base in 1 codon) — encoded protein: MELLPLNYGNKTLPLKSTPSPKITCFRTIRACSPRQDLKGRTVAVIGLGISGKAAARLALARGASVVGIDQDESLSSLEHDPSFMALNSTGFKTVLGNFDWNLLKDADVVVVSPGVPLEKYGLSYLLQSGKQVMSELDFAAEALPKSVKXLAVTGTNGKSTTVTFAGQMLNHFGIDTFVGGNLGTSLSEAAIQHVTSPAQECKLKVAVVEVSSYQMAIPCVYFRPSVSVVLNLTPDHLERHKTMLDYAEHKCRLFSHMTNAKLGLLSFGNQHLDEAVKKYWNKFNPAWIGAFPGLEIDTEAKIATFKVPDIGIESQLQLGSMRAMGKHNFFNAAVAALSVAGLDVGVHIEDINSTIEKLRPPPHRMQVVHKDIHGVTWVDDSKATNVEATYAGLMGLKGQKSVILLGGLAKVLVGQASNGFEELIEPLMGHRCVITFGASGTMIHQELSDYGLDIPCIQATNLRDAVEQARKMAKHGDAIVLSPACASFDEFRNFEHRGIVFRELALSS